The Sphingobacteriales bacterium genome has a segment encoding these proteins:
- a CDS encoding HAD-IIIA family hydrolase: MTHSTDNNDARTLFLDRDGVINKEPPQYYVHSWNEFHFYEKTIAALQRLSWVFPRIIVVTNQQGVGKGLMSQAALDDIHERMCVQLLENGVRIDAVYAATALAENDTAALRKPHIGMALLAQREFPAIRFEESTMVGDSLRDLQFARHLGMQSIWIQTTPPATPQPLADAVFESLWHYALSVNPYQ, from the coding sequence ATGACACACAGCACAGACAACAATGATGCCCGCACGCTTTTTCTTGACCGCGATGGAGTTATTAATAAAGAACCGCCACAATATTATGTACATAGCTGGAATGAATTTCATTTTTATGAAAAAACCATCGCCGCTTTGCAACGTTTGTCTTGGGTTTTTCCGCGCATTATTGTTGTCACCAATCAGCAGGGTGTGGGCAAAGGGCTGATGAGTCAGGCGGCTCTTGATGATATTCACGAGCGAATGTGTGTCCAATTGCTGGAAAACGGCGTGCGGATAGATGCGGTGTATGCCGCTACCGCCCTTGCCGAAAATGATACCGCCGCACTGCGAAAACCCCACATAGGAATGGCTTTGCTGGCACAGCGCGAATTTCCGGCGATACGCTTTGAAGAAAGCACAATGGTGGGCGACAGCCTCCGCGATTTGCAATTTGCCAGACACTTGGGTATGCAGAGCATTTGGATACAAACTACTCCGCCCGCCACGCCGCAGCCCCTCGCCGATGCTGTATTTGAGTCTTTGTGGCATTATGCCTTGTCCGTTAATCCGTATCAATAG
- a CDS encoding energy transducer TonB, translated as MSAYTYPIQEENNISLEASIGTIILHSLLLLTFFFLYLSSETKLKDEQKKDEQLITLQLLSSGGGKGMEGVVTQPGQEGSRADNIGFSAAAPAASSSNSASKPAGAKPTASSGKDNILNSDADEESPVIKGGNSAKNKPKVSDNKSNTTRPAKNNNNTSASTNNNTSNKPQQIDSRSLFSSRNGQNTAGNGNGNSNSDVDAAMRGGGTSNQGGGIGANNRPSGGTGSDYYSGKGVKVALGGRKLVSIPNINDNSQVEGIVNVLIKVDRSGKVLSAEYVTKGSSKSATVLKDKALDAARKAKFTPLADAPEIQTGTITFTFMVQ; from the coding sequence ATGTCCGCCTATACTTATCCTATTCAGGAAGAAAATAATATATCCTTAGAGGCTTCTATCGGTACGATAATATTGCATAGTTTACTTTTGCTGACTTTCTTTTTTTTGTATTTGAGTTCTGAAACAAAATTGAAAGATGAACAGAAAAAAGACGAACAATTGATAACATTACAATTGCTTTCGTCTGGTGGCGGTAAAGGAATGGAAGGTGTAGTTACACAACCCGGTCAGGAGGGCAGCCGTGCCGACAATATCGGTTTTTCTGCTGCTGCCCCTGCCGCGAGCAGCAGTAATAGTGCCTCCAAACCCGCTGGAGCAAAACCCACCGCCTCCTCGGGCAAGGATAATATTCTGAACAGCGATGCCGATGAAGAAAGCCCCGTTATCAAAGGCGGCAACTCCGCTAAAAACAAACCCAAAGTAAGCGATAATAAATCGAATACCACGCGCCCTGCAAAAAACAACAACAATACATCAGCCTCTACCAATAATAATACGTCTAATAAACCACAGCAAATAGACAGTCGTTCGCTCTTCAGCAGCCGCAATGGTCAAAATACCGCAGGAAACGGCAACGGAAACAGCAACAGCGATGTAGATGCAGCAATGCGCGGCGGTGGCACTTCTAACCAAGGCGGTGGCATTGGAGCTAATAATCGTCCTTCCGGTGGCACAGGCAGCGACTATTATTCCGGCAAAGGTGTGAAAGTAGCTTTGGGCGGCAGAAAATTGGTGAGTATTCCGAATATCAACGACAATTCGCAGGTGGAGGGTATCGTAAATGTACTGATAAAAGTGGATAGAAGCGGCAAAGTATTGTCGGCGGAATATGTAACAAAAGGATCTTCTAAATCGGCAACTGTGCTGAAAGATAAAGCCTTAGATGCAGCCCGAAAAGCAAAATTTACACCCCTGGCAGATGCCCCCGAAATTCAAACAGGAACCATTACTTTTACATTTATGGTACAGTAA
- a CDS encoding VCBS repeat-containing protein — protein sequence MKYTPFFTAISRLLAVFLCSFVAIPHHLHSQGLFDDFQFIAHDSDVSVPLLVADLEGDGDADFITATAFFLDTDYWCNIVWYENLGAGVFGTMKELYSYQGVPTISISIADMDNDGDNDLLYSSDNIYWIAQSGSQVFEELHYIETGTYFKEFLPIDMDNDNDIDIMPVNTSGVNMIWFRNNLSDNWELEIKNTLMNLGNHYITPCDFDQDGDVDFTCIAQTMAGPDLTYKKLIYKNNGAGSLQGIYAGGSNYSYQGLISTNGDIDNDGYTDYICSHQSDGKITWLQNNGLGNCNEEAVLLIEAGIKPIAALSDLDGDEDLDLLLKSNEKGVIWFQNKNEGNFEWVEEIFAEPLQYIHTVDLDNDGDKEVIGLYWSDNNPQIGNGIVWFDNLNTQPSVKAFAFYDHNANGIKDENDFFVDNQLFTITPAALGFYSNTAGVSQFYLEEGNYTLHYNVPEAYHLSSDSTDYHFEVLPTNNAPLYYYFGITPNDTSKFSLSAFITASPLICNNEVAYQIIVRNQSAFPLDSILLQCNYASDLILSSSLPTTDSIENNQLFWDVSQLLPFESKSIIVNFTAPNFNAMGDTLQVSAIPYFVNYDQNPLLIAPK from the coding sequence ATGAAATACACACCCTTTTTTACTGCAATTTCGCGGCTGTTAGCTGTATTCCTCTGCTCTTTTGTGGCAATACCTCATCATCTTCATTCGCAGGGACTTTTTGACGATTTCCAGTTTATTGCGCACGATTCTGATGTTAGTGTTCCTTTGCTTGTTGCCGATTTAGAAGGAGACGGCGATGCAGATTTTATTACTGCCACTGCTTTTTTCTTGGATACAGACTATTGGTGCAATATAGTTTGGTATGAAAATTTAGGAGCAGGTGTTTTTGGTACAATGAAAGAACTGTACTCATATCAGGGAGTACCGACCATAAGTATTAGCATTGCAGATATGGATAATGACGGAGATAATGACCTCCTATATAGCAGCGACAACATCTATTGGATAGCCCAATCTGGTTCGCAAGTTTTTGAAGAACTACATTATATAGAAACGGGTACTTATTTTAAAGAATTTTTGCCCATTGATATGGATAATGATAATGATATAGATATTATGCCCGTAAATACATCAGGCGTAAATATGATATGGTTTAGAAATAATCTTTCCGATAACTGGGAATTAGAAATAAAAAACACATTGATGAATCTCGGCAATCATTATATCACGCCTTGTGATTTTGACCAAGACGGCGATGTGGATTTTACTTGTATTGCCCAAACAATGGCAGGACCTGATCTCACTTATAAAAAGTTAATCTATAAAAATAATGGTGCTGGCTCATTGCAGGGCATATATGCAGGCGGCAGTAATTATTCTTATCAAGGGCTAATTTCTACTAATGGAGATATAGATAACGATGGATATACGGATTATATTTGTTCGCATCAGAGTGATGGAAAAATAACATGGCTGCAAAATAACGGATTGGGAAATTGCAATGAAGAAGCAGTTTTATTAATAGAAGCGGGTATAAAACCTATTGCTGCTTTGAGCGATTTAGACGGCGATGAAGATTTAGATTTGTTGCTTAAATCAAATGAGAAAGGCGTGATTTGGTTTCAAAATAAAAATGAAGGTAATTTTGAATGGGTAGAGGAAATCTTTGCGGAACCATTGCAATATATACATACCGTAGATTTGGATAATGATGGAGATAAAGAAGTTATCGGTCTGTATTGGAGCGATAACAACCCACAAATCGGAAATGGTATAGTGTGGTTTGATAATCTCAATACACAGCCTTCAGTAAAAGCATTTGCGTTTTACGACCACAATGCCAACGGGATAAAAGATGAAAATGATTTTTTTGTAGATAACCAACTGTTTACAATTACTCCTGCTGCTTTGGGTTTTTATTCCAATACTGCCGGTGTGAGTCAGTTTTATTTAGAAGAGGGCAACTATACATTGCACTATAATGTTCCCGAAGCATATCATTTAAGTAGCGATTCTACTGATTATCATTTTGAGGTGCTGCCGACAAACAACGCACCTTTGTATTATTATTTTGGTATCACTCCGAATGATACATCAAAATTTTCGCTATCTGCCTTTATTACAGCGTCACCTTTAATCTGTAATAATGAGGTCGCTTATCAAATTATTGTCCGAAACCAATCTGCTTTTCCTTTAGATTCTATCCTGTTGCAATGTAATTACGCTTCAGATTTAATTTTAAGTAGTTCCCTGCCTACAACAGATTCTATTGAAAATAATCAATTGTTTTGGGATGTTTCACAATTACTACCCTTTGAAAGCAAAAGCATTATTGTGAATTTTACTGCCCCTAATTTTAATGCTATGGGGGACACCTTACAAGTTTCTGCTATTCCGTATTTTGTCAATTATGATCAAAACCCCCTTTTAATAGCTCCGAAATAA
- a CDS encoding carboxypeptidase-like regulatory domain-containing protein produces MEAQNTNTAIKGRVSDLETGELLPFVTVVFDEKRTVGTSTDINGEFAIPSGVQLLTFSFIGYNMLQVRLDTINLSQKVIDFKLQSGEVNLQEIVIVPSGNPANLIIKRVLRNKDINDPQERLHSYSYENYSKTTYDFIPKAPEEIGNDPHKRESKLWKKFVQRARQIADERHLLVMESVSRNDFIAPDHRLETVIANKVSGFNDPAFAIIPSRFKPFTLYTDFISLIDKDYVSPISKGSTKQYAFNIEDTLFTQSGDSVYILTYEPQRGKNFNGLKGILYINSNGYAVENIIAEPSDESLVYARMNQKQQKTEQGYWFPSEIGFEVIFENIPAKK; encoded by the coding sequence GTGGAGGCTCAAAATACCAACACTGCTATCAAAGGCAGGGTTTCTGATTTGGAAACGGGCGAGTTGTTGCCTTTTGTGACGGTAGTATTTGACGAAAAACGCACCGTGGGCACCAGCACCGACATCAACGGAGAATTTGCGATCCCAAGCGGAGTACAATTGCTCACTTTTAGTTTTATCGGTTACAATATGCTGCAAGTGCGCTTAGACACAATTAATTTGAGCCAAAAAGTAATTGATTTCAAACTACAAAGCGGCGAAGTGAATTTGCAGGAAATCGTCATTGTGCCCAGCGGCAATCCCGCCAATCTGATTATAAAAAGGGTGCTGCGCAACAAAGATATCAACGACCCGCAAGAGCGTTTACATTCTTACTCCTACGAAAATTACAGCAAAACCACCTACGATTTTATCCCCAAAGCTCCCGAAGAAATCGGCAACGACCCGCACAAGCGCGAGAGCAAGTTGTGGAAAAAATTTGTGCAACGCGCCCGCCAAATCGCCGATGAGCGACATTTGCTCGTGATGGAGAGCGTATCGCGCAACGACTTCATTGCTCCCGACCACCGCCTCGAAACCGTCATTGCCAATAAAGTATCGGGTTTCAACGACCCCGCTTTTGCCATTATTCCTTCGCGCTTCAAGCCATTTACGCTCTACACCGATTTTATCTCGCTCATTGATAAAGACTATGTAAGTCCCATCAGCAAGGGCAGCACCAAACAATACGCTTTTAATATAGAAGATACGCTCTTTACACAAAGTGGCGATTCGGTGTATATCCTCACTTACGAACCACAGCGCGGCAAAAATTTCAACGGCTTAAAAGGAATTTTATACATCAACAGCAACGGCTACGCCGTAGAAAATATCATTGCCGAGCCTTCTGACGAAAGTTTGGTGTATGCGCGTATGAATCAAAAACAACAAAAAACTGAGCAAGGCTATTGGTTTCCTTCAGAAATCGGCTTTGAGGTGATTTTTGAAAATATCCCCGCAAAGAAGTAG
- a CDS encoding gliding motility-associated C-terminal domain-containing protein — MPSPEGCSVEAVSTCNNFAISGTNPVAVGTDGSWTATFSIQNTIAVSNGANCIIDIDTTLTCNLPQCPIITLDNLTHACENSDVILSANINNPANLASLEWIDASGAILGTTATLNVSAMNINAGNQSNCNGNNFTTYYLTAYCTTDPATPFFTDSIQVFSYDIAQLSDLNTILSNSDCMLTTEVENCSNYFSITSQNPITVTQAGDSSVNIVVVNTLANGVNLDCSATLPFTIPCNPVVIDCPEITAIVGDTILCDNEAIDLQAQLNSNTNLAAVEWVDENGTVVSTTNQLNFQPPAINGCASETLTFVFNVYCAENPTVPYNSDTVSITRYPAADGDVILDISNSADGCTVSAAVVQCGNVYELQQPVIYTEDADGDGQVIFNIINTEYPLDAMSCAVSYGVPYNCEPTGECTATADLLPFDAPVCNSVGTINLNTQINGTVGGAWTLLPANTQIIVPSAFDISGLDAGTYELVYTLTGIPNCPVLSDTIEMEIITAPQLNPLTTPLCNVAPSSILNLQNLLAVGTDNTGTWSVDDAGYEAYLNGNVLDVSGISGVNGLTLIYALDDNCATSISVGIGVAPQVALTPFNTTFCTNDTPVNLTQQLVAGSTTNGGSWYILPFGASITNPQAFNVNSLLANSNENEVMQIIYSVEGLGSCPDAADTIDFHIYSPATAFFGNVPGSLCSHPDSSNSVLDLDLILLGDEGGTWQSSAGAIDNNNVLSIANVSDTEVTLFYTTPANGSCETTTIDVEIPINCEISCDPPLLENLPSFCNDQDPIDLTQQLPTGVATNGFWEIFPATDNYPSNLISDPQNFDLSGLDGTYDIFYTIPAAGGCAELSGTTPLIVFNDPDASVVTDVQILCNDAADGNTQILLDTLVLGDAGGTWSVLTPGLQGYLDATSHILDIDGIDTSITEITLRYTLPAVGICGSANTQISVLIINCAQCPSEVILNPFPSPICSEQGLFNLGDYVVSPAGGVWTTTAGNSNIIGGTQFDPEGLDGNYNFTYTVDLSNCPPIAQMQPLEVVASSGIAIDSDPRSICNSGNNTTFDLSQLYLTGNDNSGSWSSTAGTLNGTVLDAFGVAEGTDIILTYTVINAECGNVSESVTFTVEDCACNAFAAFTPPPAFCAGSTFDLSALTTDNSNGYWLINSNQISINSGILDPNNISGNFVLSYVVEDENPDCPADTATQTLTITPLPTVTATASNNIVNAGETIILSAAGANDYEWFDANGNSLGTGTNISVTMDATTTFLVQGSDGDNCTDDATVTVIVNDNQHLFFPSGFSPNGDNINDVFHPIHQNVVEIHWMIYNRWGNKVFETNSLDDYWDGTFHGEPQEMEVYVYVAEYKYFGEEDKKVMRGNVTLLR; from the coding sequence GTGCCCTCGCCCGAAGGGTGCAGCGTGGAGGCAGTGAGCACTTGCAATAATTTTGCAATAAGCGGGACTAATCCTGTGGCGGTGGGTACTGACGGCAGTTGGACAGCCACTTTTTCCATACAGAACACAATTGCTGTTTCCAACGGAGCAAACTGTATTATTGATATAGATACCACCTTAACCTGCAATTTGCCGCAGTGCCCCATCATTACTCTGGATAATCTCACTCACGCCTGCGAAAACAGCGATGTTATCCTATCGGCAAACATCAATAATCCGGCGAATTTAGCTTCTTTGGAGTGGATTGATGCAAGTGGTGCAATTTTGGGAACAACAGCTACCCTAAATGTAAGTGCGATGAATATCAATGCCGGCAACCAAAGTAATTGCAACGGCAATAATTTTACCACTTATTATTTAACGGCATATTGCACCACCGACCCTGCTACACCTTTCTTTACAGATAGTATTCAAGTATTTTCCTACGATATAGCACAACTTTCCGACCTCAACACCATACTGAGCAACAGCGACTGTATGCTGACAACCGAAGTAGAAAATTGCAGCAATTATTTCAGTATTACTTCTCAAAATCCGATTACGGTGACGCAGGCAGGCGACAGTTCGGTGAATATTGTGGTGGTAAATACTTTGGCGAATGGTGTAAATTTAGATTGTTCCGCAACTTTACCTTTCACCATTCCTTGTAATCCGGTGGTAATAGACTGCCCTGAAATAACTGCTATTGTCGGCGACACCATTTTATGCGACAACGAAGCAATTGATTTACAGGCACAACTCAATAGCAACACTAATTTGGCTGCAGTAGAGTGGGTAGATGAGAATGGAACGGTAGTATCGACTACCAACCAGCTCAATTTTCAGCCGCCTGCCATTAACGGCTGTGCTTCCGAAACCCTGACTTTTGTTTTTAATGTTTATTGTGCTGAAAATCCCACCGTTCCATATAACAGCGATACGGTGAGCATCACACGTTATCCGGCAGCCGATGGCGATGTAATTTTAGATATTTCTAATTCTGCCGATGGCTGTACGGTATCGGCGGCAGTGGTGCAATGCGGAAATGTATATGAACTACAACAACCCGTTATTTATACTGAAGATGCAGATGGTGACGGACAAGTAATATTCAATATCATCAACACTGAATATCCCTTAGATGCAATGAGTTGTGCGGTTTCGTATGGGGTGCCTTATAATTGCGAGCCTACTGGCGAATGTACAGCTACCGCCGATTTATTGCCTTTTGATGCTCCTGTTTGCAACAGCGTAGGCACTATCAACTTAAATACGCAAATCAACGGAACGGTGGGCGGTGCGTGGACTTTATTGCCCGCCAATACACAAATTATCGTTCCTTCGGCTTTTGATATAAGTGGCTTAGATGCAGGTACTTACGAATTAGTATATACTTTAACCGGTATTCCGAATTGTCCTGTATTGAGCGATACCATAGAAATGGAAATCATCACCGCACCGCAACTCAATCCGCTCACTACACCTTTGTGTAATGTAGCACCAAGCAGCATTTTAAATTTGCAGAATCTTTTGGCGGTAGGTACGGATAATACAGGTACATGGAGTGTTGACGATGCCGGATATGAAGCATATTTAAACGGAAATGTATTAGATGTAAGCGGAATCAGTGGTGTAAATGGACTTACACTGATATATGCACTTGATGATAATTGTGCTACTTCTATATCGGTGGGTATCGGCGTGGCTCCACAAGTGGCACTTACTCCTTTTAATACTACTTTCTGTACCAATGATACTCCCGTTAATTTAACCCAGCAATTAGTGGCGGGCAGTACAACCAACGGCGGCTCGTGGTATATTTTACCTTTCGGTGCTTCTATTACCAACCCGCAGGCATTTAATGTCAATAGTCTATTGGCAAACTCTAATGAAAATGAAGTGATGCAAATTATCTACTCCGTAGAAGGTTTGGGCAGTTGCCCCGATGCTGCCGACACCATTGATTTTCATATTTATAGCCCCGCAACAGCATTTTTTGGCAATGTACCCGGCTCTTTGTGCAGCCACCCCGACAGCAGCAATTCCGTGCTGGATTTGGATTTAATTCTTTTGGGCGATGAAGGCGGCACTTGGCAAAGTTCGGCAGGTGCGATAGATAATAACAATGTATTGAGTATTGCAAATGTGAGTGATACAGAAGTAACTTTGTTTTATACCACCCCCGCCAACGGCTCTTGTGAAACAACAACCATTGACGTAGAAATTCCTATCAACTGCGAAATCAGTTGCGACCCGCCTTTATTGGAAAATTTGCCGAGTTTTTGCAACGACCAAGACCCGATTGATTTAACCCAACAACTGCCCACCGGAGTCGCTACCAATGGTTTTTGGGAAATTTTTCCGGCTACCGACAACTATCCGTCAAACCTCATCAGCGACCCGCAAAATTTTGATTTGAGTGGTTTAGACGGCACTTATGATATTTTTTATACCATTCCGGCAGCGGGAGGCTGTGCCGAACTCAGCGGAACTACCCCACTGATTGTATTCAACGACCCCGATGCGAGTGTCGTTACAGATGTACAGATTTTGTGTAACGATGCGGCAGACGGCAACACCCAAATTCTATTGGATACTTTGGTATTGGGCGATGCAGGCGGAACGTGGTCGGTGCTGACTCCGGGTTTGCAGGGTTATTTAGATGCCACCTCTCACATTTTGGATATTGATGGCATAGATACTTCAATTACCGAAATTACTTTGCGCTATACCTTGCCCGCAGTAGGCATTTGCGGCTCGGCAAATACACAAATTTCAGTGCTGATTATTAATTGCGCCCAATGCCCTTCAGAAGTAATATTAAATCCTTTCCCTTCGCCTATTTGCAGTGAGCAGGGTTTGTTTAATCTGGGCGATTATGTCGTAAGTCCGGCGGGCGGCGTGTGGACGACCACTGCCGGAAACAGCAATATCATCGGCGGCACACAATTTGACCCCGAAGGTTTAGACGGAAATTATAATTTTACTTACACGGTAGATTTGTCCAATTGCCCGCCGATAGCACAAATGCAGCCTTTGGAAGTTGTAGCAAGTTCCGGTATTGCCATAGACAGCGACCCGCGCAGCATTTGCAACAGTGGCAACAATACTACCTTTGATTTGAGCCAGTTGTATTTGACAGGAAATGACAACAGCGGCTCATGGAGCAGTACAGCAGGCACGCTGAACGGCACAGTATTAGATGCTTTCGGGGTAGCAGAAGGCACCGACATTATACTTACTTATACCGTTATCAATGCTGAATGTGGCAATGTGAGCGAAAGTGTTACTTTTACTGTAGAAGATTGCGCTTGCAATGCCTTTGCTGCTTTTACGCCGCCACCGGCTTTTTGTGCGGGCAGCACCTTTGATTTGTCGGCACTTACCACCGACAATTCCAACGGATACTGGCTCATCAACAGTAACCAAATCTCTATCAATAGCGGCATCTTAGACCCCAATAATATTTCGGGCAATTTTGTTTTGTCGTATGTGGTAGAAGATGAGAATCCTGATTGTCCGGCTGATACTGCTACGCAGACGCTCACCATTACGCCACTGCCAACAGTGACAGCCACTGCCTCCAACAACATTGTCAATGCCGGCGAAACCATTATTCTGAGTGCCGCCGGAGCTAACGACTACGAATGGTTTGATGCCAACGGAAATTCGCTGGGCACAGGCACCAATATCAGTGTAACAATGGACGCTACAACCACCTTTTTAGTACAGGGTAGCGATGGCGACAATTGCACCGATGATGCAACTGTAACAGTAATTGTAAACGACAACCAGCATTTATTCTTCCCGAGTGGTTTTTCGCCCAACGGTGATAATATCAATGATGTATTTCACCCCATACACCAAAATGTAGTAGAAATTCACTGGATGATATATAATCGTTGGGGAAATAAAGTATTTGAAACCAATAGTTTAGATGATTATTGGGACGGCACTTTCCATGGCGAGCCACAGGAAATGGAAGTGTATGTATATGTAGCCGAATACAAATATTTTGGAGAGGAAGACAAAAAAGTAATGCGCGGCAATGTGACTTTGTTGCGTTAA
- the bshB1 gene encoding bacillithiol biosynthesis deacetylase BshB1, translated as MTEKIKKLDMLAFAAHPDDTELACCGVLMAEIAAGKKVGVADLTRGELGTRGTAALRDIEAAEAARIVGLHVRENLQLADGYFENTADNRRVLIQVLRRYRPDIVLANALSDRHPDHRRGAQIVADACFFSGLPKIPTFDANGTPQAPWRPRLVLHYIQDYWIKPEVVVDISPFMERKMLAIRAFKSQFYDPASGEPETYISSPQFLENIITRGREHGRSCNFEYAEGFNVTKIMGVKSVFDVY; from the coding sequence ATGACAGAAAAAATAAAAAAATTAGATATGCTGGCATTTGCCGCCCACCCCGACGACACCGAACTCGCTTGTTGCGGCGTATTGATGGCAGAAATCGCTGCCGGTAAAAAAGTAGGCGTAGCCGATCTGACGCGCGGCGAGTTGGGTACGCGCGGCACAGCAGCCCTGCGCGATATAGAAGCCGCCGAAGCCGCTCGCATTGTGGGTTTGCATGTGCGCGAAAATCTGCAACTTGCCGACGGTTATTTTGAAAATACCGCCGACAATCGCCGCGTACTCATACAAGTGCTGCGCCGCTATCGTCCCGATATAGTACTCGCCAACGCCCTCAGCGACCGCCACCCCGACCATCGGCGCGGTGCACAAATAGTGGCAGATGCCTGTTTTTTTTCGGGTTTGCCCAAAATACCTACTTTTGATGCAAACGGCACACCACAAGCACCCTGGCGACCGCGTTTGGTATTGCATTATATTCAGGATTATTGGATAAAACCTGAAGTTGTTGTAGATATTTCGCCGTTTATGGAGCGAAAAATGCTGGCAATTCGCGCTTTTAAATCACAATTTTATGACCCTGCCTCCGGCGAACCGGAAACTTATATTTCTTCTCCGCAGTTCTTGGAAAATATCATTACCCGCGGTCGTGAACACGGACGCTCTTGTAATTTTGAGTATGCCGAAGGGTTTAATGTAACAAAAATAATGGGCGTAAAAAGCGTTTTTGATGTATATTAA
- a CDS encoding PorT family protein, producing MKHLFYITGVIIAFVCHCSVAYGQVSVGVHTGINSSKMFIRSDDDPQTVENTYWKTRFMVGIPIEIALSKHWALQPELNYVQKGWNFNAMDTLGNHAEIDLRFDYLELPLLLKYTKQWKKTHFYAFGGPYFSYTNHIRASLSSVLGNPSETIKPKDIHFSSYDVGFYAGVGIGRKIGIGTLSAEIRYGHSIANIMQKEYSDGTSMMNRNFQFLVSYRIPLGVGVFKKNNKQ from the coding sequence ATGAAACATCTATTTTATATCACAGGCGTAATTATCGCTTTTGTATGTCATTGTTCGGTTGCTTATGGCCAGGTTTCGGTGGGTGTGCACACGGGCATCAACAGCAGCAAAATGTTTATTAGAAGCGATGATGACCCGCAGACGGTTGAAAACACTTATTGGAAAACACGTTTTATGGTGGGTATTCCGATAGAAATTGCATTAAGCAAGCATTGGGCATTGCAGCCGGAGTTGAATTATGTGCAAAAAGGCTGGAATTTTAATGCCATGGATACTTTGGGTAATCATGCGGAGATAGACCTTCGCTTTGATTACTTAGAGTTGCCCCTTTTATTAAAATATACAAAACAATGGAAAAAAACACATTTCTATGCCTTTGGCGGTCCCTATTTTTCCTACACTAACCATATCAGAGCAAGTTTGAGTTCTGTTCTCGGAAATCCATCAGAGACAATAAAACCTAAGGATATTCATTTTTCTTCGTATGATGTAGGTTTTTATGCGGGGGTGGGTATCGGCAGAAAAATAGGTATCGGTACGTTGTCGGCAGAAATACGTTATGGACACAGTATTGCCAACATTATGCAGAAAGAATATTCAGACGGTACAAGCATGATGAACAGAAATTTTCAATTTTTAGTTTCTTATCGTATTCCTTTAGGGGTGGGTGTTTTTAAGAAAAACAATAAACAATAA